In Sphaerisporangium krabiense, the DNA window GGAACAGGTCCGCGGTACGCGCCTGAATCCCCTGCCGTGACGCTTTCGCGCCGTGCTTACTCCGCTTGCGCCGTGCTCACTCGGCGGCGTCCGCCGGGCCGGCCTCGTCGCGCTTGGCGCGCAGGGCCTCGACCAGGCGGGCCATCTGGGTGGGCAGCGCGTTGAGGGTGGCGGCGGCCTGCGACTGCTTCGCCTTCAGCGCGCCGGCCAGCTTCGCGAGCAGGACCTCGCGCGGCTCCAGGTCGGCAAGCGTGTTGATCTGGTCCGGGGTCATCGACTTGCCGTCGACGACACCGCCCTTGATGATCAGGAGGGGATTGGCCTTGGCGAACTCACGCAGCCCCTTGGCCGCCTCGACCACGTCGCCGCTGACGAACGCGATCGCGGTGGGCCCCTGGAACAGGTCGTCCAGGGAGTCGACCCCGGCCTGGTTGGCCGCGATCTTGGACAGCGTGTTCTTCGCCACGGCGAACTTCGCGTGCTCACCGAGCGAGACGCGCAGCTCCTTGAGCTGCGCGACGGTGAGACCGCGGTACTCGGTCAGGACAGCGGCGTTCGAGCTCTCGAAACGATCCTTGAGCTCGGCGACCGCGGTCGCCTTTTCCGCCCTCGCCATGGGCCTCCTTCCAGATGTGCCGCCGGCGAAGGGCTCAAGGAGTCGGGAAAACGAAAAGCCCCGGCGCAGGCGCACGGGGCTCACACACGGATTCGCGCGGGGAGGCCGCGCGGGACACCATATGGAAACTCACACACCTACGCTGGCCGTCCACGTCGTGGATCCTTGGGCCACCGGGCCATGACAGGCTCGGCGACGACCGGCGGTCTTCGGCACTGGACACTGTACGTCCTCCGGCCGCCTGGCGCCAAATCACGCCCGCGGCCGGACGACGCGCTCCGCGGAGTCGTCCCGCGGAGCACGCCGGAAGCGGTCTCGCGTCAGCTACCGCCGCCGGTGGTGTCGCCGCCACCGGCCGGGATGTTCCCGAGGTTGCTCGGCAGCTCGCCCACCTCGGCGGCCGGCGGGGCCGTGACCTCGGCGGCGCTGTTGAAGTCGCCGAACGTCGAGGTCAGCTTGAAGCTCCCCTCGTTCTGGGCGCCGTTCATCTCGACCTTGCGCGGCAGGTTCTGCGCGTCGATCCAGGCGTCGAACTTCATGTCCTTGACGTTGGAGAGCTGGCCCTCCAGGTTCTGCCGCAGCTCGGGCGCGAGCTGCTTGACCGCGTCGGCGACGACGAACGTGCCCTTGTAGTGCGTCGTCTCGACCCCGCCGACGCTCTCGGTGCCGGCCGTGGTGACGTCCTTGGACGTGGTCAGCATCTTGACGCTGGTCTGCAGGTCGACCTGCTGCGCCTGCCGCAGCAGCTGGTCGACGTCGACGCCGCCCTGCTGACCGGCCTTGGCCAGGTCGACCTTGATCCACGGCTTGGTGCCGCCCATGAGCTTGGTGAGCATGTCCATCTTCACGTACGCCGTGTCGCCGAGGAGGATCAGGCGGACCCCGCCGGGCACGTTCTGCCCGGCCACGCTGATCTGGTCGAGCTTGACGTCCGAGGCGATCTGAGGCTTCTGGTGGTAGACCACCGAGCCCTTGACGGTCCCCGAGCCCCCCGCGCTCCCGGCGCCCTCCTTGGGGGCGGTGAAGTCCACGACGAGCTGGGCGCTGTAGGAGTTCACGCTCTCGGCGCTCTTGGCGCTCTGCTGGAGCGTCTCGGCGGCGGAGAGCTTGACCGCGCCGAGGGACTCGGCCGACTGCCCCTGGGGGGCCTGGCCGCACGCTGATACCGCGATGAGCATGGCCGAGCCCACGGCCGCGACCACGGGTGTCATTCGCCGCTTCACTACCTGTCCCTTCGTTCCCCTGAAAGTGTTTCGACCCTACGCGGGCGCACTACCCCGTGCGGCGCGTTATGCGCGTGAATCGGGGGCCCACCCGGCTACTTCATGCCGTACAGACCCTCTGACCAGCGAAAAAGGGAAATGTAGAAAGAATGTGCAGGAACGCGAAAGGGCCTCCACCCGTCGGGTGGAGGCCCTCACGCTTTCCCGGCGTGCCGGGAGGACGACGTACGGTCGTCAGGCGTCGAGCTCGGCGGTGATGCCCCGCGTCACGTTCGGGTCCACCGGGATGCCCGGGCCCATGGACGTGGAGAACGTCACCTTCTTGAGGTAGCGCCCCTTCGCCGCGGACGGCTTGAGACGGATGATCTCGTCGAGCGCGGCGGAGTAGTTCTCCAGGAGCTGGCGCTCGGGGAACGACACCTTGCCGATGATGAAGTGCAGGTTGGCGTGGCGGTCGACCCGGAACTCGATCTTTCCGCCCTTGATGTCGGTCACGGCCTTGCCCACGGCCGGCGTCACGGTGCCGGTCTTGGGGTTCGGCATGAGGCCGCGCGGGCCGAGGACGCGGCCGAGACGGCCGACCTTGCCCATGAGGTCGGGGGTGGCGACGACGGCGTCGAACTCGTTCAGGCGGTTGCCCTTGGAGATCTCGTCGATCAGCTCGTCGGCCCCGACGATGTCGGCGCCCGCGGCGCGGGCCTCCTCGGCACGGTCACCGGTCGCGAAGACCAGGACCCGGGCGGTCTTGCCGGTGCCGTGCGGGAGGTTGACGGTGCCGCGGACCATCTGGTCGGCCTTGCGGGGGTCGACGCCCAGCCGCAGGGCGACCTCGACGGTCGCGTCGAACTTGGTGACCGAGGTGCTCTTGGCGAGCCGGGCGGCGTCGACAGGGCTGTACAGGTTCTCCCTGTCGACCTGCTGCTCGGCGTTGCGGTAGGTCTTGCTGCGCTTCACGTGCCTCTCCTTGTGGAGTTCGTGGTCGTGGGCCAGCGCGTGGCCCTCCCACGGATGTCCTGTGCTGGTTCGCCGTGCCGCGCTCGGCGGCTCGGGGACGCGGTCAGTCCGCGATGGTGATGCCCATCGACCGGGCGGTGCCGGCGATGATCTTCTCGGCCGCCTCGATGTCGTTGGCGTTGAGGTCGGGCATCTTCGTCTCGGCGATCTGGCGCAGCTGCTCCTTGGTGAGCTTGCCCACCTTGTCGCGAAGCGGGTTGGCGCTGGCCTTGTCGACGCCCGCGGCCTTCTTGATCAGCTCAGGCGCCGGCGGCGTCTTGGTGACGAAGGTGAAGCTGCGGTCTTCGAAGATGGTGATCTCGACGGGGATGATGTTCCCCCGCTGGGCTTCGGTCGCGGCGTTGTACTGCTTCACGAAGTCCATGATGTTGACGCCGTGGGGACCGAGCGCCGTACCGACCGGCGGCGCGGGCGTGGCCTGGCCGGCGGGGAGCTGGACCTTGACCAGGGCCGCGATCTTCTTCTTTGGAGGCATTTCTACTCCGGGTCCTTGACTGCTGCCTGACCCCGCGGAGAGCGGGGGCCCCGAGGGCACGCGCGGGCCACCAAGGGGCCTGCTTCCTCGGGATTTCACCCCGCGGGCGGCCGCACGCCGGCCGCGGGGACGAGTTATCAGTGTATGCGCGCCGTCAGATCACCGAGACCCGACCGTGGGTCAGATCTTGGAGACCTGGTTGAACGACAGCTCCACCGGGGTCTCGCGACCGAAGATGGAGACGAGCACCTTGAGCTTCTGCGACTCGGCGCTGATCTCGCTGACGGTGGCGGGAAGCGTGGCGAAGGGGCCGTCCATGACCGTGACTGACTCGCCGACCTCGAAGTCGACGGTCGCGGCGGCGGCCTTGGCGGTGGTGGTCTTGGCCTGCTCGGTCGGCTCGGGCGCGAGCAGCTTGGCGACCTCGTCCAGGTTCAGCGGGCTGGGCCGGTTGGACAGGCCCACGAAGCCCGTGACGCCGGGCGTGTTGCGCACCGCGGACCAGGACTCGTCGGTCAGGTCCATGCGCACCAGGACGTACCCGGGCAGGACGCGCTCCTTGACCGGGGTGCGCTTGCCCCCCTTGATCTCGGTGACGGTGTGCACCGGGACCTCGACCTGGAAGATGTAGTCCTCCATGTTGAGGGACTGGGTGCGGGTCTCGATATTGGACTTCACGCGGTTCTCGTAGCCCGCGTAGGAGTGGATGACGTACCACTCGCCGGGCAGGCCGCGCATCGCGCGCTTGAACTCTTCGACGGGGTCGACGTCGGGAACGAGATCGCCGTCTTCGTCGGCGGCGCCTGCGGAGGCGGCGGTGTCGCCTGGCTCCTCCACGGCGTCACCGGGAGCGCCGGCCTCGCCGGACTCCTCGGTGATCTCGATCGCCTCTTCCGGCTCTCCCTCCCACTCTTCGTGGGAGGCGCCGGCCGACAGCGGGGACTCGGACACGGTGGCTCTTTCTTCTCTCGACGATGTTGCGATCTTCTGCCGCCCTCGGACTCGGGGCGGCGTGTCGCGTAGCGACGGCAGGATCAGCCGAAGATCGCCAGCACACCCTTCGTGAGCAAGGCGTCCACACCCGCCACGATCCCGACCATGACCAGAACAAAGACGAGGACAATTGTGGTGTAGGAGATGAGATCCTTGCGCGTCGGCCAGATGACCTTACGAAGCTCGGCGACGATCTGCCGATAGAAGAGTGCCGGCGAAGTGCGCTTCTTAGCGGGGCGGCCGGTCGGCTTGCTCGGCCTGTCCGCGGCCTCGCCACGTGTGTCGATCGCCACAGTCCTCACCTGATCCGTCGTTCCTACGCAACTTTGCGGCGGCTTACACGCCATCGGTGCGCGGACCGCACTTCGCAGGGCACGAGGGACTCGAACCCCCAACCGCCGGTTTTGGAGACCGGTGCGCTACCAATTGCGCTAGTGCCCTCTGCCGTGAACCACCTTACCCCGAGCAGTCGGGGGCGCGTCGCTCACTAGTTGCAGAAGTGTACGGGGGAATGGGCCTCACGTCGAACCAACGCGGCAAGCGGGTCACGCCGATCCGTCCCCGCGCGCGTGTCACGGGCGTCGTCCCACGTCGCCGCGGGGGCGGGAATATGCGGCGACGATGGTCCCGGGCGTCTGGAACCATGGAGGTATGACCCGTCCTCGCATCTCAGCGCGCATTTCCGCGATCTCCGAGTCCGCCACGCTGGCCGTCGACGCCAAGGCCAAGGCGATGAAGGCCGCCGGTCGCCCGGTCATCGGCTTCGGCGCCGGCGAGCCGGACTTCCCGACGCCCGACTACATCGTCGAGGCCGCCGTCGAGGCCTGCCGCACCCCGAGGTTCCACAAGTACACGCCGGCCGGGGGGCTTCCCGAGCTCAAGCAGGCCATCGCCGACAAGACCCTGCGCGACTCGGGCGTGGCGGTCGAGGCCGCTCAGGTGCTGGTGACCAACGGCGGCAAGCAGGCCGTCTACGAGGCCTTCGCCACCCTCCTGGACCCGGGCGACGAGGTCATCGTCGTCGCGCCGTACTGGACGACCTACCCGGAGGCCATCAAGCTCGCCGGCGGCGTGCAGGTGGACGTCGTGACCGACGAGTCGACCGGCTACCTGGCCTCGGTGGAGCAGCTGGAGGCGGCGCGCACCGAGCGGACCAAGGTGCTGCTGTTCGTGTCCCCGTCCAACCCGACCGGCGCGGTGTACTCCCCCGAGCAGGTCGAGGCCATCGGGCGCTGGGCCGCCGAGAACGGCCTGTGGGTGGTCACCGACGAGATCTACGAGCACCTGGTGTACGGCGGAGTCCGCTTCACGAGCATCGCGGCGGCGGTGCCCGAGCTCGCCGACCGCGTGGTCGTCCTCAACGGCGTCGCCAAGACCTACGCCATGACCGGCTGGCGGGTGGGCTGGCTGATCGGCCCGAAGGACGTGGTGAAGGCCGCGACGAACCTGCAGTCGCACGCCACCTCCAACGTCTCCAACGTCTCGCAGGCCGCCGCGCTCGCGGCCGTGTCGGGCGACCTGTCGGCGGTGGCCCGGATGCGCGAGGCGTTCGACCGGCGGCGCCAGACCATCGTGCGCATGCTGAACGACATCCCGGGCGTCGTGTGCCCCGAGCCGTTCGGCGCGTTCTACGCCTACGCCTCGGTCAAGGAGCTTCTGGGCAAGGAGATCCGGGGCAACCGGCCGCGGACGTCGGCCGAGCTGGCCGAGCTGGTGCTGGAGGAGGCCGAGGTCGCCGTGGTGCCGGGCGAGGCGTTCGGCACGCCGGGCTACTTCCGCCTGTCCTACGCGCTCGGCGACGACGACCTCGTCGAGGGCGTCAGCCGCCTCGGCAAGCTGCTGGCGGAGGCCCATTAGAGCCGTGCCGCCGCCGCGGCACGCGAGCCGAAGGCCCCGGACCACGCCGGTCCGGGGCCTTCGTCGTGTCGCGGTGGTCAGCGCGTGGCGCGGACGCCGCCGGCGATCGCCTTCAGCTCGTGCCGGGCGCCCTCGGGGCCGATGCGCTCGGCCATGGCCGGGCTCATCATGACCTCGACCGCCGCGCCGGAGCCGAGCGTCCACAGGATCGTCGGCGTGCCCGTGTCGGCCACCTCGGCCCCCTCGCCGAGGCTGGCGATGACGCCGTCGGCGCCGCGCACCGACACCTTCTCGGCCCGCTCGTCCTTCCGGTACGCGGCGAGCAGCGTCTTCATCCGCTTCGCGGCGCCTTTCTCGAAGACGACGATCTGCACGCTGTATTCGCCGGGCGCCTGCTCCGGGGTGACGTACGTGGTCGTGTAACTGGTCGTTCCGAATCCATTTTTGCCCGACCATTTACCCCATATAAGTCCGTCCGGAAGATAACCCACCCGGATTCCGCCGAACGCGCGCCCGTCGCCGAGATCTCCGAGATCCTGCGGCAGCTTCACCTCGCCGGGCGCGGGCGATTCCTCGGCCGGCGGGGGCGTGGCCACCTCCACCCGGTCCGGGCCGCTCTCCGACGGGTCGCCTGAGGGCGTCACCTGCACGGCGGGCGGGCCGCCGGTCGCCGGGCCCGCCGCGCTTCCCGAGGTCAGCGCCGTGTAGGCCGGGAACGCCGCCGCCACCGCCACGGTGAGCGCCGCCGCCCCGGCGACGCGGAACCGCACCAGGTGCGCGCGGCCCCGCCTGCGCACCTCCCGCCCCAGCATCGCCGGGGCGCGCACGTCCGCGACATGGGCGGACATGGCCTCCTTGAGGGCCTCTTCGACGTTCATACCGATGTTCCCTTCAGTACGCCCATGCGCTCCCGCATCCGGGCCAGCCCTCTGGCCGCCTGGCTCTTCACCGTGCCCGCCGAGCAGCCGAGCATCGCGGCGGTCTCGGCCTCCGACATGTCCTCCCAGTACCGGAGGACGACGACCGCCCGCATCCGCGCCGGCAGCCGCCGGAGCTCGCCGATGAGCACGCCCCTCAGGTCGGGGTCGGACTCGGGTGCGGGGGTCTCGGGCGGCCGTGCGAACGTGATCTCCTGGATCACCCTCCGGCGCCGCGACCGGGAGATCGCCGCGTTCACGACGATCTTCCTGGCGTACGCCTCGGGGTTGTCGTGGCGGATGCGCGGCCAGTGCCGGTAGACCTTCTCCAGGGCGCCCTGGGCGAGGTCCTCGGCGTCGTGGGCCGACGCGCCGCAGACGAGAATGGCCGTGCGCAGGAGCGCGGTGCTCCGGGCGGCCAGGAACTCGTCGAAGGCCGCTTCGTCTTCTTCCGTCATTCGAGTCCCCTTTCGCCCTCCCAACGCGCCGGGGCCCTCGGAGGTTGAGTGCCCGAGTGGCGTCGGGACGTGCCGCGCGTACGGCAGGATATGGAGATGGCACGCCCGCTCGACCAGCTCCCCAAGGCCCATCTCCACCTGCACTTCACCGGCTCGATGCGCCATTCGACGCTCCTTGACCTCGCGCGCGAGCACGGAGTGCACCTGCCGGACGCGCTCGTGCAGGACTGGCCGCCGAGGTTGCGCGCGACGGACGAGCGCGGCTGGTTCCGCTTCCAGCGGCTGTACGACATCGCGCGCTCGGTGCTCCGCCGCGACGAGGACGTCTACCGCCTGCTGCGCGAGGCCGCGCAGGACGAGGCGGCCGAGGGGTCGCGCTGGCTGGAGATCCAGGTGGACCCTTCGGGGTACGCCCAGCGGTTCGGCGGGCTCACCGCGACGCTGGAGCTGGTGCTCGACGCCACCGAGAAGGCCGCGCGCGAGACCGGCGTGGGCATCGGCCTGATCGTCGCGGCCAACCGCACCCGGCACCCTCTGGACGCCAAGACCCTGGCCCGGCTGGCCGCCCAGTACGCCGACAAGGGCGTGGTGGGGTTCGGCCTGTCCAACGACGAGCGGCGCGGCCGCGCCCGCGACTTCGACGGGGCGTTCCGCATCGCCAGGCGCGCCGGGCTGCTGGCCGTCCCGCACGGCGGCGAGCTGTCCGGGCCGGCGAGCGTCTCCGAGTGCGTGGACGATCTGGAGGCCGACCGCGTCGGGCACGGAATCCGGGCCGCCGAATCCCCCCGGCTCATGGAGCGGCTGGCCGACCGGCAGATCACCTGCGAGGTGTGCCCCACCTCGAACGTGGGGCTCGGCGTCGCCAAGGGCGCGGCGGACGTCCCGGTGCGGCGCCTGTTCGACGCCGGCGTGCCGATCGCGCTCGGCGCGGACGACCCGTTGCTGTTCGGCGCGCGGCTGCTGCCGCAGTACGAGCTGGCGCGCCAGGTGTACGGCTTCCGCGACGCCGAGGTGGCCGAGCTCGCCCGGCAGTCGATCCGCTTCTCGGCCGCGCCCGACTCCTACAAGAAGGAACTGCTGACGGCGGCCGACGCCTGGCTCACCCGCTGATCCACCTCCCGGCGGACCGGCCGGCCGGCGCAGGAAAAGTCGAAGGCCCGGCGGAGTGCTCCGCCGGGCCGTGCCCGCCCGGCCTTCAGGGGCCGGGCGACCGCGTCACTGCGCGTGGATGTAGATCGTGTCGAAGACCTCGGCGAGCTTGGTCAGGTCCTGCGCGACGCCGCGCTCGGGGTCGCCGGCGTCGAAGGTCACGGCCATCCTGCCGAGCCCCTTGCGGGCCTTGAGGGCCTTCCAGAGGGTGTTGTCCTTGAGCCCCTCGTCGAGGATGCGCCAGACCGCGCCGTCCCAGTCCTGCCGGTGGGTCCACAGCATGACCGTCTGCACGCCCGCCTGCAGCGGCAGGTCGACGCGCAGCTTGGCCGCGGCCTCGGCCTGGGCGGCGGTGAGGTTGGTCGGGCCGCTGTGGGCCAGGCCGACCTCGCGGGCGCCGATGTGCACGCGGGTGTCCCAGCCGCGGGCCCGCACGGTGATCCACTGGTTGCGCAGCGCCTTGTCCGGTGTGACCTTCCA includes these proteins:
- a CDS encoding SigE family RNA polymerase sigma factor, with translation MTEEDEAAFDEFLAARSTALLRTAILVCGASAHDAEDLAQGALEKVYRHWPRIRHDNPEAYARKIVVNAAISRSRRRRVIQEITFARPPETPAPESDPDLRGVLIGELRRLPARMRAVVVLRYWEDMSEAETAAMLGCSAGTVKSQAARGLARMRERMGVLKGTSV
- the nusG gene encoding transcription termination/antitermination protein NusG, giving the protein MSESPLSAGASHEEWEGEPEEAIEITEESGEAGAPGDAVEEPGDTAASAGAADEDGDLVPDVDPVEEFKRAMRGLPGEWYVIHSYAGYENRVKSNIETRTQSLNMEDYIFQVEVPVHTVTEIKGGKRTPVKERVLPGYVLVRMDLTDESWSAVRNTPGVTGFVGLSNRPSPLNLDEVAKLLAPEPTEQAKTTTAKAAAATVDFEVGESVTVMDGPFATLPATVSEISAESQKLKVLVSIFGRETPVELSFNQVSKI
- a CDS encoding LppX_LprAFG lipoprotein, whose protein sequence is MTPVVAAVGSAMLIAVSACGQAPQGQSAESLGAVKLSAAETLQQSAKSAESVNSYSAQLVVDFTAPKEGAGSAGGSGTVKGSVVYHQKPQIASDVKLDQISVAGQNVPGGVRLILLGDTAYVKMDMLTKLMGGTKPWIKVDLAKAGQQGGVDVDQLLRQAQQVDLQTSVKMLTTSKDVTTAGTESVGGVETTHYKGTFVVADAVKQLAPELRQNLEGQLSNVKDMKFDAWIDAQNLPRKVEMNGAQNEGSFKLTSTFGDFNSAAEVTAPPAAEVGELPSNLGNIPAGGGDTTGGGS
- the rplJ gene encoding 50S ribosomal protein L10; this encodes MARAEKATAVAELKDRFESSNAAVLTEYRGLTVAQLKELRVSLGEHAKFAVAKNTLSKIAANQAGVDSLDDLFQGPTAIAFVSGDVVEAAKGLREFAKANPLLIIKGGVVDGKSMTPDQINTLADLEPREVLLAKLAGALKAKQSQAAATLNALPTQMARLVEALRAKRDEAGPADAAE
- the rplA gene encoding 50S ribosomal protein L1, whose translation is MKRSKTYRNAEQQVDRENLYSPVDAARLAKSTSVTKFDATVEVALRLGVDPRKADQMVRGTVNLPHGTGKTARVLVFATGDRAEEARAAGADIVGADELIDEISKGNRLNEFDAVVATPDLMGKVGRLGRVLGPRGLMPNPKTGTVTPAVGKAVTDIKGGKIEFRVDRHANLHFIIGKVSFPERQLLENYSAALDEIIRLKPSAAKGRYLKKVTFSTSMGPGIPVDPNVTRGITAELDA
- the secE gene encoding preprotein translocase subunit SecE; translated protein: MAIDTRGEAADRPSKPTGRPAKKRTSPALFYRQIVAELRKVIWPTRKDLISYTTIVLVFVLVMVGIVAGVDALLTKGVLAIFG
- the rplK gene encoding 50S ribosomal protein L11 — encoded protein: MPPKKKIAALVKVQLPAGQATPAPPVGTALGPHGVNIMDFVKQYNAATEAQRGNIIPVEITIFEDRSFTFVTKTPPAPELIKKAAGVDKASANPLRDKVGKLTKEQLRQIAETKMPDLNANDIEAAEKIIAGTARSMGITIAD
- a CDS encoding adenosine deaminase — its product is MARPLDQLPKAHLHLHFTGSMRHSTLLDLAREHGVHLPDALVQDWPPRLRATDERGWFRFQRLYDIARSVLRRDEDVYRLLREAAQDEAAEGSRWLEIQVDPSGYAQRFGGLTATLELVLDATEKAARETGVGIGLIVAANRTRHPLDAKTLARLAAQYADKGVVGFGLSNDERRGRARDFDGAFRIARRAGLLAVPHGGELSGPASVSECVDDLEADRVGHGIRAAESPRLMERLADRQITCEVCPTSNVGLGVAKGAADVPVRRLFDAGVPIALGADDPLLFGARLLPQYELARQVYGFRDAEVAELARQSIRFSAAPDSYKKELLTAADAWLTR
- a CDS encoding pyridoxal phosphate-dependent aminotransferase, which translates into the protein MTRPRISARISAISESATLAVDAKAKAMKAAGRPVIGFGAGEPDFPTPDYIVEAAVEACRTPRFHKYTPAGGLPELKQAIADKTLRDSGVAVEAAQVLVTNGGKQAVYEAFATLLDPGDEVIVVAPYWTTYPEAIKLAGGVQVDVVTDESTGYLASVEQLEAARTERTKVLLFVSPSNPTGAVYSPEQVEAIGRWAAENGLWVVTDEIYEHLVYGGVRFTSIAAAVPELADRVVVLNGVAKTYAMTGWRVGWLIGPKDVVKAATNLQSHATSNVSNVSQAAALAAVSGDLSAVARMREAFDRRRQTIVRMLNDIPGVVCPEPFGAFYAYASVKELLGKEIRGNRPRTSAELAELVLEEAEVAVVPGEAFGTPGYFRLSYALGDDDLVEGVSRLGKLLAEAH